A single window of Chloroflexota bacterium DNA harbors:
- a CDS encoding LysM peptidoglycan-binding domain-containing protein, with protein MDVPARARASITAILTAAVLAGCGSSSTPAPSLSAPPSATPGASAAPSVAAPTASAAPSVAAPSPTTYVVRKGDTLYGIAVKFHVTLAALRKANPKVTDPRMLRPGAKLVIPAP; from the coding sequence ATGGACGTACCGGCCCGAGCTCGAGCGTCGATCACGGCGATCCTCACCGCGGCGGTGCTGGCCGGCTGCGGTTCGAGTTCGACGCCGGCACCGAGCCTGTCCGCGCCGCCGAGCGCCACCCCGGGCGCATCCGCGGCCCCGAGCGTCGCCGCCCCGACCGCGTCCGCCGCACCGAGCGTCGCCGCCCCAAGCCCGACGACCTATGTCGTCCGCAAGGGCGACACGCTGTACGGGATCGCGGTGAAGTTCCACGTCACGCTCGCGGCGCTCCGCAAGGCGAACCCGAAGGTGACCGACCCGCGGATGCTCCGGCCCGGCGCGAAGCTCGTCATCCCCGCCCCGTAG